A segment of the Desulfitobacterium dehalogenans ATCC 51507 genome:
TGCTTTAGGCGTTTTGGGGCAAAAGCTGGCGGAATTTAATCTTGTGAGTGATTATATGTTATGGATAAGCTTAGCTATTGCTTTAGGGATAGTTTGGATTTTGGCCCCAGTAGACAGTGAAAATAAACCTATTCATTCAAAAAAGTTAAAAAGGAATTTACGGGGATTATCTATCGGTGTTGTCTTAATTACTTTTGTGATCAGTATACTTTCATCCAATTCTTTATTAAGTATCAGCATGAGTTTGGGAGTTTTCTATCAATCCCTCACTTTGCTGCCAATATTCAATCGACGGGGAGGTGGATAATATGAGAAAAACTATCTTCACTGCTCTAGCCACATCATTAATGGTCCTAGCCAGCGCGACATCCGTATTTGCATGTACTTTCTGGGCATATCAACCCAAAGCACCAAAGTCATTGCAGAAATAAATCGTAGTTCCTTTTAAGAAGCTGGGGTACCCCAGCTTCTTAAGGTTGGAGGCGGGAAATGGATAAAATATCGTCTGAGCGATCAATTATTCAATCCACTTTATTTAATATCTCAATTAGTGTTTTTTTCCTAAGTATAATATTGATCTCTTTATTTGGACAAAGCTTTTGGGAGAAGGAATCCATAAAATTGAATTATGGATTATTTAACACTGCCCTTATGGTAAAGGAGAGAATTGAAGGCTATTTTGATGACCTTTATTTGGGTGTCGGAAATACTCAGGATTATTCGAGCAACTTTGGAGACCAAAGGCTTAATCGAGATATAAAAGCTCTGCTCGGAAATAGCGAGTCCCATTCTGTTGCTTACTATGATCTCAAAGCCCAGTGGTTGGTTTTAGAAAATGGAACTATGAATTTAAATATTGAGGAAATCCTTGACACTCTTGATGAGAGTCGAGGATTTCAGCAAATGTATTATGGCAATTATAGTTTGGTTAGTAGCCCTGTTACCCACGGCGGAGTTATATTGGGGTATGTCTGGGTTTATGCTGCGAATCCTGAAATTAACCTTATAACTTTCTCGAAATTTAATTTGTTTTTCATATCGATTTTTGCAATTCTTGGAACGATTATCCTACTAATTCGGAAACATATGAGAAATATCCAAACTCAATTAGAAGAGTTTACAGAATCAATTGTTCATCCTGAATCAATATCGAAGCATAACTTCCGGAAGCTACCTGAGTTAGAACCGGTTTTTGACAAAATTGCGGGGTATACCCAAGAGCTAAATTCTATTAATGATGAGCTTGGGGCTTCACAGCGGCGATTTAAACAAATCATGGAAGGGATTTCCGATGGTTTATTTTCTATAGATAAAGAGTGGAGGCTTCTTTTCTATAATGATGTAGCTAAAAAGTATTTTGATAAGTCCGATGAAGAATTAAAAATGAAAAATATCCTTGAGATTTTCCCGGACTTTTCTCATACAGTAACGTATCAATATATTTCTGAAGTCTTCATTAGTGCTGAGCCTGCCTATTTTGAAGGAGAGGGAATACTGACTCCTGAGAGAATCTTCCATACCAGTATTTATCCTTTTGAAGAGGGAATTACGGTCTTTTTCAGGGATATCACGGAGCAAAGGCAACAGCAGCATGAAATGGCGCGGCTGGAAAGGCTGAACCTCGTTGGTCAAATGGCCGCTGGAATCAGCCATGAGATAAGAAATCCCCTCACTACAGTCAAGGGCTTCTTGCAGTTACGGGGCAGTAAGGTTTCGGATTCCGATGAAAGGGAATACAACGAACTGATGATTTCGGAGATTGATCGCGCCAATACCATTATTTCTGAGTTTTTATCTTTGGCAAAAAATAATATGGATTCTACTAAAGAACAGGA
Coding sequences within it:
- a CDS encoding accessory gene regulator ArgB-like protein; amino-acid sequence: MSLNDMSNNLTDIITRDLDFDEDKKEIIAYAIETSLLAILGTLLLILFALIVGALKAALISAVSGVLLRRFSGGAHFDSPTKCLVIGAIIYSALGVLGQKLAEFNLVSDYMLWISLAIALGIVWILAPVDSENKPIHSKKLKRNLRGLSIGVVLITFVISILSSNSLLSISMSLGVFYQSLTLLPIFNRRGGG
- a CDS encoding cyclic lactone autoinducer peptide, with the translated sequence MRKTIFTALATSLMVLASATSVFACTFWAYQPKAPKSLQK
- a CDS encoding two-component system sensor histidine kinase NtrB, translating into MDKISSERSIIQSTLFNISISVFFLSIILISLFGQSFWEKESIKLNYGLFNTALMVKERIEGYFDDLYLGVGNTQDYSSNFGDQRLNRDIKALLGNSESHSVAYYDLKAQWLVLENGTMNLNIEEILDTLDESRGFQQMYYGNYSLVSSPVTHGGVILGYVWVYAANPEINLITFSKFNLFFISIFAILGTIILLIRKHMRNIQTQLEEFTESIVHPESISKHNFRKLPELEPVFDKIAGYTQELNSINDELGASQRRFKQIMEGISDGLFSIDKEWRLLFYNDVAKKYFDKSDEELKMKNILEIFPDFSHTVTYQYISEVFISAEPAYFEGEGILTPERIFHTSIYPFEEGITVFFRDITEQRQQQHEMARLERLNLVGQMAAGISHEIRNPLTTVKGFLQLRGSKVSDSDEREYNELMISEIDRANTIISEFLSLAKNNMDSTKEQDINQIIYRIFPMIQADANNGNKELILNLNPLPSLWLNENEIRQLILNFVRNALEVTPPGGCVIIRTYEERNLIVLAVQDQGCGIPEEIRDKIGTPFFTTKESGTGLGIAISMGIAHRHNAELIFDTGNQGTTFKVIFKRRNILSKKDEVI